A portion of the Bacillus sp. SM2101 genome contains these proteins:
- a CDS encoding DHHA1 domain-containing protein encodes MKTNLYYSDPNMTTWQTVITNKYEKDNNYFVILEETAFYPEGGGQPADHGTINGVEVIDVQEDGTSIVHQVTAPLNIGEADCQIDKQRRIDHTQHHTGQHLLSAVCIELFELETLSFHLGSDTVSIDLDTPSISDDQLFQVEQQVNKYIFENRKIKTYYVSNDELPSLRLRKLPKVSENIRIVEITGIDVSACCGTHVESTGQIGMLKLLKTEKHRGKTRLYFVCGFKALADYGSAHSVISNIGLKLSTSRENFVNKLDKMEQERRQLQKDLSEVKSQLFSYVADHIIHEANDHVIHFISKDYSSKDLQIISKQILAKQQAIVLLLSTIENRLLIAQDGKFDIHIGAMVKEHAKEYEGKGGGNDKQAQVSFSSTSDATKFLTFVKEYTKNSKVSEKI; translated from the coding sequence ATGAAAACGAACCTCTATTATTCAGACCCAAATATGACTACTTGGCAAACTGTCATTACAAATAAATATGAAAAGGATAATAACTACTTCGTTATCCTTGAAGAAACTGCATTTTATCCAGAAGGTGGAGGACAACCAGCAGATCATGGAACGATAAATGGTGTAGAAGTTATTGATGTGCAAGAAGATGGTACAAGTATCGTTCATCAAGTGACAGCGCCATTAAACATTGGTGAGGCGGATTGTCAAATTGACAAACAACGACGTATAGATCATACACAACATCATACTGGGCAACATTTATTATCGGCTGTATGTATTGAACTGTTTGAACTGGAGACTTTAAGCTTTCACCTTGGGTCAGATACTGTATCCATTGATTTGGATACTCCTAGCATTTCTGATGATCAATTGTTCCAAGTAGAGCAACAGGTGAACAAATATATTTTTGAAAATAGGAAAATAAAAACTTATTATGTGTCTAATGATGAATTACCTTCATTACGATTACGTAAACTTCCGAAAGTATCTGAAAATATTAGGATCGTTGAAATTACTGGCATAGATGTGTCAGCATGTTGCGGTACACATGTGGAATCTACAGGACAAATAGGTATGCTAAAGCTACTTAAAACCGAAAAGCATCGGGGCAAAACAAGACTATACTTCGTATGTGGCTTTAAAGCTTTAGCTGATTATGGATCAGCACATTCAGTAATATCAAATATCGGTTTAAAGCTAAGTACGAGTAGGGAGAATTTTGTAAATAAGCTAGACAAAATGGAACAAGAAAGAAGGCAATTACAAAAAGATCTAAGCGAGGTAAAAAGTCAATTATTTTCATATGTGGCGGATCATATAATTCACGAAGCAAATGACCATGTTATACACTTTATATCAAAGGATTACAGTAGTAAAGACTTACAAATCATATCAAAACAAATTTTAGCAAAACAGCAGGCTATCGTGTTATTACTATCAACGATCGAAAATCGGCTATTGATAGCACAAGACGGTAAATTTGATATACATATCGGGGCTATGGTTAAAGAGCATGCTAAAGAGTATGAAGGTAAAGGCGGAGGAAACGACAAACAAGCACAAGTCTCATTTTCATCAACTAGTGATGCTACAAAATTTTTGACTTTTGTAAAAGAGTATACTAAGAATAGTAAGGTTAGCGAAAAGATATAG
- a CDS encoding phosphotransferase — MEQEQSGVITKDKALYKVAELATEKYDVQVDELVFLSEETNILYKLKDHLGYTYVMKIFQEESSSLEDNLTEIFFMDIVNKANYVSAPRMISGKDGEKLQVIKSTYTSTPKRVALYSWLEGDDLEGNECEKRFIQLGELTARLHKTTYGIQIPSKITPKTWDKVFYYQGEEAIYKHEKYQKFLSNEFHQIMDGIIPFLNDQLSTYYKNNNEDLQLIHGDLNPSNIKVNGEQMHLIDFEDSMFGLPIHDISIMLYYYKYEETQNFDEVKRFYFQGYRKVRDLPNITDYELELFMTARRVNFLNYILEVSNDPVDFIETSLPRVKEFVEKYNINLLK, encoded by the coding sequence ATGGAACAAGAACAAAGTGGTGTAATAACAAAAGATAAAGCATTGTATAAGGTAGCAGAACTTGCGACAGAGAAATATGATGTACAAGTTGATGAGTTAGTTTTTCTAAGTGAAGAAACTAACATCTTATATAAACTTAAAGATCATTTAGGTTACACATATGTCATGAAGATCTTTCAAGAGGAATCTAGTTCTTTAGAGGATAATCTTACGGAAATATTCTTTATGGACATTGTAAATAAAGCAAATTACGTCTCTGCTCCGAGAATGATCTCAGGGAAAGATGGGGAAAAATTACAAGTTATTAAATCAACATATACTTCTACACCCAAACGTGTTGCTTTATATAGTTGGTTGGAAGGTGATGATCTAGAGGGGAATGAATGTGAGAAGCGCTTTATACAATTAGGTGAGTTAACTGCTCGTCTGCATAAAACAACTTATGGGATACAGATTCCTTCAAAAATTACTCCAAAAACATGGGATAAAGTATTTTATTATCAGGGAGAAGAAGCAATCTATAAACATGAAAAATACCAGAAGTTTTTGTCAAACGAATTCCATCAAATAATGGATGGGATCATTCCTTTTTTAAATGATCAATTATCGACTTACTATAAAAATAATAATGAAGACCTTCAATTAATACATGGTGATCTAAACCCATCGAATATTAAAGTTAACGGGGAACAAATGCATTTAATAGACTTTGAGGATTCTATGTTTGGGTTGCCAATACACGACATATCCATTATGTTGTATTACTACAAGTATGAGGAGACGCAAAATTTTGATGAAGTAAAACGTTTCTATTTTCAAGGTTATAGAAAGGTCCGCGATTTACCTAATATAACTGACTACGAGCTAGAGCTATTTATGACCGCTAGAAGAGTGAACTTCTTGAATTATATATTGGAAGTTAGTAATGATCCTGTAGATTTTATTGAAACTAGTTTACCTAGAGTGAAAGAATTTGTCGAAAAATATAATATTAACCTATTGAAGTGA
- a CDS encoding GntR family transcriptional regulator → MKSTLDESQPIFQQIAVMIMDDIVDGRLKVEEQVPSTNELSRFYNINPATARKGLQSLVDKGIIYKQRGVGMFVAKGAREKLLIERKQHFYEEYIMPLLEEARRIHIDEEMIIDLIRGQQKKDKESES, encoded by the coding sequence ATGAAATCAACTCTTGATGAATCTCAACCTATTTTCCAACAAATTGCTGTGATGATAATGGATGACATCGTTGACGGAAGGTTAAAAGTTGAAGAGCAAGTTCCATCAACAAATGAGCTTTCACGATTCTACAACATTAATCCTGCAACCGCACGAAAGGGTTTGCAGTCCCTTGTTGATAAAGGAATCATATACAAGCAACGAGGTGTTGGAATGTTTGTTGCAAAAGGAGCGAGAGAAAAATTGCTTATAGAAAGAAAACAACATTTTTATGAAGAATACATCATGCCTTTACTTGAAGAAGCACGCCGCATTCACATTGATGAAGAAATGATTATTGACTTAATAAGAGGACAACAGAAAAAAGATAAGGAGAGTGAATCATGA
- a CDS encoding ABC transporter ATP-binding protein: MINVQNVTYGYHQTPVLNHFSFKEDAPIISGIWGKNGAGKTTLMSLLAGHDRPDNGEITIMDQNPYNNLSAQQHICYIQENHPFGKNWTVQDVLKYGQYFHPNWDHELAKSLCDLFELPVKKKITKFSKGMKTAAQIILGLASNATVTILDEPTNGLDAVKRKQFYDVLLESYEDHPRLILLSTHHIEEIQPLCESLVVVHEGKVLFHHQMEEMRERGILLSGTEEDIHKVSKHAKIIESSTIGSTTKIMIDAPYSKEWKKIASEQNLLIEKATLQGYLINMTTTKKVVNV, translated from the coding sequence ATGATTAATGTACAAAATGTCACTTACGGATACCATCAGACACCTGTGTTGAATCATTTTTCATTTAAGGAGGATGCACCAATTATTTCCGGTATATGGGGGAAAAATGGGGCTGGAAAAACAACACTTATGAGTTTGTTAGCAGGACATGACCGACCAGATAATGGGGAAATCACCATTATGGATCAAAATCCATACAACAACTTATCTGCACAGCAACATATATGTTACATTCAAGAAAATCATCCCTTCGGTAAAAATTGGACAGTACAGGATGTATTAAAATACGGTCAATATTTTCATCCAAATTGGGATCATGAGCTAGCAAAATCTTTGTGTGATCTATTCGAATTACCTGTAAAAAAGAAAATTACTAAATTCTCTAAAGGAATGAAAACCGCAGCACAAATCATACTAGGCTTGGCAAGCAACGCTACCGTGACAATTCTAGATGAGCCAACAAATGGTTTAGATGCAGTGAAGCGCAAGCAGTTTTATGATGTATTATTAGAAAGCTATGAAGACCATCCTCGATTAATTTTACTCTCCACCCACCATATAGAGGAAATTCAGCCTTTATGTGAATCGCTAGTTGTTGTACATGAAGGAAAAGTATTGTTCCATCATCAAATGGAAGAAATGCGTGAACGTGGTATTCTCCTATCAGGTACTGAAGAAGATATTCATAAAGTGTCGAAGCATGCAAAAATCATAGAATCTTCAACAATAGGCTCTACAACTAAAATTATGATTGATGCTCCATACTCTAAAGAATGGAAAAAAATTGCTTCTGAACAAAATCTCTTGATTGAAAAAGCTACTTTACAAGGCTATTTAATTAACATGACTACGACTAAGAAGGTGGTTAATGTATGA
- a CDS encoding ABC transporter ATP-binding protein — protein MKIYIQNLSQKYGSKTALHNLNITLEEDKIYGLLGRNGAGKTTFMQILAGHILPSKGKILINNEQPFNNRNVLKSVCLINESNNFKRKLKLKHVLHVASKFYPTWSKQTADHLLHVFNLDPNMSARSLSKGMESALGIIIGLSSGAKITIFDEPYIGLDASARYKFYDLLLDEYKRNPRTFILSTHLIDEASNLFEEILLIQDGELLLHKTADELQEMSLQISGNIQAVNEYCHEKNVIFENEMIGRKTAMLFGEKLNIQEAKLKGLDVGRCNIQELMVHLTEKEGGRLYA, from the coding sequence ATGAAAATATATATACAAAACCTTAGTCAGAAGTATGGTTCCAAAACAGCATTACATAACCTTAACATCACGCTTGAGGAGGATAAAATTTATGGGCTATTAGGTAGAAATGGGGCAGGGAAGACGACATTTATGCAAATACTTGCTGGTCATATATTACCAAGCAAAGGTAAAATATTAATTAATAACGAACAACCTTTCAATAATCGAAACGTGTTAAAAAGTGTTTGCCTAATTAATGAAAGTAATAATTTTAAAAGAAAATTAAAGCTTAAACATGTACTACACGTTGCATCTAAATTTTATCCAACATGGTCAAAGCAAACAGCCGATCATTTACTACATGTGTTCAATTTAGATCCGAATATGAGTGCTAGATCATTGTCTAAAGGGATGGAATCTGCATTAGGTATCATTATAGGACTTTCAAGCGGAGCAAAAATAACCATTTTTGATGAACCGTATATCGGTTTAGATGCATCAGCACGATATAAGTTTTATGATCTTTTACTAGACGAGTATAAGAGGAATCCTCGAACGTTTATTTTATCAACCCATCTAATTGATGAGGCGAGTAATTTATTTGAAGAAATTTTGTTAATCCAGGATGGGGAGTTGCTCCTACACAAAACGGCAGATGAATTACAAGAAATGAGTCTTCAAATAAGTGGGAATATACAAGCAGTTAATGAGTATTGTCATGAAAAAAATGTTATTTTTGAGAATGAGATGATTGGAAGAAAAACAGCTATGTTATTTGGTGAAAAATTAAACATACAAGAGGCAAAATTAAAAGGCTTAGATGTAGGGCGGTGCAATATTCAGGAATTAATGGTTCACTTGACAGAAAAAGAAGGGGGACGCTTATATGCATAA
- a CDS encoding GntR family transcriptional regulator, whose product MDQKLNSEKPIFSQIAENIESSILDGSIKEGEKVPSTNEFGKYYQINPATAAKGINQLVDQKILFKKRGIGMFVTDGAKEMIFEKRKKDFYNDYIIPLKAEANKLGLAKEELSIMINKEEE is encoded by the coding sequence ATGGATCAGAAATTAAACAGTGAAAAACCCATTTTTTCTCAAATCGCTGAAAATATTGAATCAAGTATCTTAGATGGGTCTATTAAGGAAGGGGAAAAAGTACCTTCTACAAATGAGTTTGGCAAATATTATCAAATTAACCCTGCTACAGCAGCAAAAGGAATTAATCAGCTTGTGGATCAAAAGATATTATTTAAAAAAAGAGGGATAGGTATGTTTGTCACAGATGGTGCAAAAGAAATGATTTTCGAGAAGCGGAAAAAAGATTTTTACAATGATTACATCATTCCATTAAAAGCTGAAGCAAATAAGCTTGGTTTAGCTAAGGAAGAACTTTCTATTATGATTAACAAGGAGGAAGAATGA
- a CDS encoding metal-sensing transcriptional repressor, giving the protein MSEHHKHRKSIVNRLARIEGHVRSVKDMAASDRDCGDLLIQIAAIRSALDNCGKLILKDHLEGCVVEAVKEGDDQVMDKLNDAIDKFIR; this is encoded by the coding sequence ATGTCAGAACATCATAAACATCGCAAAAGTATAGTAAATCGGTTAGCCAGGATTGAAGGACATGTTCGTTCTGTGAAAGATATGGCTGCATCAGATAGAGATTGCGGTGATCTACTTATTCAAATAGCCGCTATTCGTTCAGCACTTGACAATTGTGGCAAACTGATACTAAAGGACCACCTTGAGGGCTGTGTAGTCGAAGCTGTCAAAGAAGGTGATGATCAAGTAATGGATAAATTAAACGACGCTATTGACAAATTTATACGTTAG
- a CDS encoding MATE family efflux transporter produces MEHQIEQQKNSSETTKHLIITILALALPAVIENFFQTILGFVDTLFVSKLGLIEVSAVGVTNAILAIYFAVFMSLGVATNVYVAKNIGANNKEKASQIGQQAIILATLFGIFFGVISIFFAESLLLLMGVEHDVLSAAVTYFQIVAIPSILISLMFVLSSIMRGTGDTKTPMKISVTINLLNILLDYILIFGFFLIPSFGLAGAAFATVISRFIGVIGLTIYLAKSNILAFKKKNWKINKKSQLQLITLGAPAAGERLVMRVGQVLYFGMIVALGTNTFAAHQIAGNIEIFSYMIGYGFATAATTLVSQKLGEKDFAGAQRYGNYSILIGTIAMTIFGLLLFFFGEWAASFFTTDTNVIQQITLALKIDAFIQPVLAFVLILTGIYQGGENTKFPMYTTAIGIWLIRTLGVYLLGLYFGFGIAGIWIAIGLDNLFRAIFLWIRYKNNNWINNITKLEA; encoded by the coding sequence ATGGAGCATCAAATTGAACAACAAAAGAATTCATCGGAAACAACAAAACATTTAATCATCACAATTTTAGCTCTAGCATTACCAGCAGTAATCGAGAATTTTTTTCAAACAATACTTGGATTTGTAGATACGTTATTTGTTTCAAAGCTTGGTTTAATTGAAGTGTCTGCTGTCGGAGTTACGAACGCTATTTTGGCTATTTATTTTGCAGTATTTATGTCGTTAGGGGTTGCGACAAATGTTTACGTAGCAAAAAATATAGGAGCAAATAACAAGGAAAAAGCGAGTCAAATTGGCCAACAGGCCATTATTTTGGCGACATTATTTGGTATTTTCTTTGGTGTTATATCGATATTCTTTGCTGAATCTCTATTACTCTTAATGGGTGTAGAACACGATGTGTTAAGCGCGGCAGTTACATATTTTCAAATTGTAGCCATCCCTTCAATTTTAATATCACTAATGTTTGTACTTAGTAGCATTATGCGAGGAACTGGTGATACTAAAACACCCATGAAAATAAGTGTTACGATCAACCTATTAAATATATTACTAGATTATATTCTCATTTTTGGATTTTTCTTAATCCCTTCTTTCGGACTTGCGGGCGCTGCCTTTGCTACTGTCATTTCTAGGTTTATTGGTGTAATTGGCTTAACAATCTACTTAGCAAAATCGAACATTCTTGCATTTAAGAAAAAAAATTGGAAGATTAATAAAAAGTCCCAGCTACAATTAATTACATTAGGTGCCCCAGCTGCTGGAGAAAGACTTGTTATGAGAGTCGGCCAGGTGCTTTACTTTGGGATGATTGTTGCTCTTGGAACAAACACATTTGCAGCCCACCAAATTGCAGGAAATATTGAAATATTTTCTTATATGATTGGGTATGGATTTGCAACAGCAGCAACCACATTAGTCAGTCAAAAGCTTGGAGAAAAAGATTTTGCAGGAGCACAAAGGTATGGGAATTATTCGATTCTAATTGGCACGATTGCTATGACTATTTTTGGTCTACTACTCTTCTTCTTTGGAGAATGGGCAGCATCATTTTTCACAACAGATACTAATGTTATTCAACAAATCACACTTGCATTGAAAATAGATGCATTTATTCAACCGGTTCTTGCATTTGTTCTCATCCTAACAGGAATTTATCAAGGCGGAGAAAATACTAAATTTCCGATGTATACAACTGCAATCGGGATCTGGTTAATTAGAACACTAGGTGTTTATCTACTAGGATTATACTTTGGTTTTGGAATTGCGGGCATATGGATTGCAATTGGTTTAGATAACTTATTTAGAGCAATCTTTTTGTGGATACGATATAAAAATAATAATTGGATAAATAATATAACAAAGTTGGAAGCATAA
- a CDS encoding oligopeptide/dipeptide ABC transporter ATP-binding protein, whose protein sequence is MGNVKPLLKVKNLHKEFKVGGGQKLKAVNDVSFTVNEGETFGLVGESGCGKSTTGRTILQLYEATSGEIIFDGEDISKMDKKRKRALHSDIQMIFQDPYASLNPRLTVTEIIAEGMDAQKMYKKNKKAKLARVYELLELVGLNKNHANRYPHEFSGGQRQRIGIARALAVQPRFIIADEPISALDVSIQAQVVNLFQELQEKHKLTYLFIAHDLAMVKHISDRIGVMYLGKLVEVAESVELYEDPLHPYTQALLSAIPIPDPDIEQSRERIVLQGDVPSPMNPPSGCHFRTRCPYVKKECEEIKPELVEVKKGHFVACHLYE, encoded by the coding sequence ATGGGAAACGTTAAGCCGTTACTAAAAGTGAAGAATTTACACAAAGAGTTTAAAGTTGGAGGAGGCCAGAAGCTTAAAGCAGTAAATGACGTATCTTTTACAGTAAATGAAGGTGAAACTTTTGGTTTAGTAGGAGAGTCAGGTTGTGGAAAATCAACAACAGGAAGAACAATATTGCAGTTATATGAAGCTACAAGCGGTGAAATTATATTTGATGGTGAAGACATCTCAAAAATGGATAAAAAAAGAAAAAGAGCCTTACACAGTGATATCCAAATGATCTTTCAGGATCCATATGCATCATTAAATCCAAGGTTAACAGTCACTGAGATCATTGCTGAAGGAATGGATGCACAAAAAATGTACAAAAAGAATAAAAAGGCAAAGCTTGCACGAGTATACGAGTTGTTAGAATTGGTTGGCTTAAATAAAAATCATGCAAACAGGTATCCACACGAATTTTCTGGTGGACAGCGCCAGCGTATAGGTATCGCTAGAGCACTAGCAGTTCAGCCGAGATTTATTATAGCAGATGAACCAATATCAGCGTTAGATGTATCTATCCAAGCACAGGTTGTTAATTTATTTCAAGAATTACAGGAAAAGCACAAGCTAACTTACTTATTCATCGCTCATGATTTAGCGATGGTCAAACATATATCTGATCGCATTGGTGTCATGTACCTCGGTAAACTAGTTGAAGTAGCAGAAAGTGTAGAATTGTATGAGGATCCACTTCATCCGTATACACAGGCTCTACTTTCAGCTATACCTATTCCAGATCCAGATATTGAACAAAGCAGGGAACGTATCGTTCTGCAGGGAGACGTGCCAAGTCCAATGAACCCTCCTAGTGGCTGTCATTTTCGCACAAGATGTCCTTATGTCAAAAAAGAATGCGAAGAAATAAAACCTGAGCTGGTGGAGGTCAAAAAAGGTCATTTTGTTGCTTGTCATTTATATGAATAG
- a CDS encoding ABC transporter ATP-binding protein, translating to MKKLLEVKDLYFSFDTFEGEVEAIRGVSFEVKKGEVIALVGESGSGKSVTSQTIVGLNPMPPGRYKSGEILFEGKDISKLNDKELQKVRGAEISMIFQDPMTSLNPTMKIGKQISEGLIKHQGLSKEAAKQKAIQMLSLVGIPNPEKLLNNYAHQFSGGMRQRVMIAIALACNPKLLIADEPTTALDVTIQAQIIDLMKDLQKKIDTSIILITHDLGVVANIAQRVMIMYAGKIVEQGFLEEIFYNPRHPYTWGLLKSVPRLDSREHGRLTSIPGTPPPLNNPPNGCPFAERCDYAMNICAEEFPYETTKSATHKVACWLEDPAVPPIHQPMQIGGHV from the coding sequence ATGAAAAAGCTATTAGAAGTAAAAGACTTATACTTTTCTTTTGATACATTTGAAGGTGAAGTTGAAGCAATACGAGGAGTAAGCTTTGAAGTGAAGAAGGGAGAAGTAATCGCCTTAGTAGGAGAATCAGGTTCTGGAAAAAGTGTTACGTCTCAAACCATTGTCGGGTTAAACCCAATGCCTCCAGGGCGCTATAAATCAGGTGAAATACTATTCGAAGGAAAAGATATATCCAAACTAAACGATAAAGAACTGCAAAAAGTACGTGGCGCTGAAATATCAATGATTTTCCAAGACCCGATGACTTCGTTAAACCCAACAATGAAGATTGGCAAACAAATTAGCGAGGGCCTAATAAAGCATCAAGGGTTATCAAAGGAAGCTGCTAAACAAAAAGCCATTCAAATGCTTAGTTTAGTAGGTATTCCTAACCCTGAAAAACTATTAAATAATTACGCACATCAATTTAGTGGTGGAATGAGACAACGTGTCATGATTGCCATTGCATTAGCTTGTAACCCGAAGCTGTTAATTGCAGATGAACCCACTACTGCACTTGATGTAACGATACAAGCTCAAATTATAGATTTAATGAAAGATTTACAAAAAAAGATCGATACATCCATTATTTTAATTACACATGACCTAGGAGTTGTAGCTAATATTGCACAGAGAGTCATGATTATGTACGCAGGAAAGATTGTTGAACAAGGCTTTTTAGAAGAAATATTTTATAACCCTAGGCACCCTTATACATGGGGATTGTTAAAGTCTGTCCCCCGTCTAGATTCGAGGGAACACGGAAGGTTAACATCAATTCCTGGTACACCACCACCATTGAATAACCCACCTAACGGCTGTCCATTTGCAGAGCGCTGTGATTACGCTATGAATATTTGTGCCGAAGAATTTCCTTATGAAACTACTAAATCAGCAACTCATAAAGTAGCTTGTTGGCTTGAGGATCCAGCGGTTCCTCCGATACATCAGCCTATGCAGATAGGAGGACATGTATAA
- a CDS encoding ABC transporter permease, which translates to MNTDPMIQDKRFQPLDKSIYKADHDKQYKSMSFSQDVWRRLKKHKPAMISFFFLIVITFMAFAGPYMNEHDADYQNYDSIKMEPTMENDYWFGTDTLGRDMWTRTWEGAKISLLIGVVAATLDVIFGVVYGAIAGYFGGRIDFIMMRFIEIIVSIPNIIFTILLLMVIDRGILAIIIAIALTGWVGMARLIRGQVMSLKSREYVLAARSLGTKPMKLIRVHLIPNMVGPMMVNMSFTIPAAIFAEAVLSFIGLGVPLPDASLGSLVNDGRKLLLLEPHLLFFPATIITLIILSFSIFGDGLRDAVDPRLRK; encoded by the coding sequence ATGAATACAGATCCTATGATTCAAGATAAGAGATTCCAGCCTTTAGACAAGAGTATCTATAAAGCTGATCATGATAAGCAGTATAAAAGTATGTCTTTTTCTCAAGATGTTTGGCGCCGTTTAAAAAAGCATAAACCAGCCATGATTTCATTTTTTTTCCTAATAGTGATTACTTTTATGGCGTTTGCTGGTCCATATATGAATGAACATGATGCAGACTACCAAAATTATGACAGTATTAAAATGGAACCCACGATGGAAAATGATTATTGGTTTGGCACAGACACATTAGGTCGAGATATGTGGACCAGGACGTGGGAAGGTGCAAAAATATCTCTACTCATTGGTGTTGTCGCAGCAACATTAGATGTTATTTTTGGCGTTGTTTATGGAGCTATTGCGGGTTACTTTGGAGGAAGAATTGATTTTATCATGATGCGTTTTATAGAAATAATCGTAAGTATACCTAACATTATATTTACAATTTTACTATTAATGGTCATTGACCGAGGAATATTAGCTATTATTATCGCAATTGCTCTTACAGGTTGGGTCGGGATGGCCCGCCTCATCCGTGGTCAAGTAATGAGCTTAAAAAGTAGAGAATACGTATTAGCAGCACGTTCTTTAGGAACAAAACCTATGAAACTCATACGTGTACATCTTATTCCTAATATGGTAGGTCCAATGATGGTAAACATGTCTTTTACGATACCGGCAGCTATTTTTGCTGAAGCTGTACTGAGTTTTATTGGTTTAGGTGTACCATTACCAGATGCGTCTTTAGGTTCTTTAGTCAATGATGGAAGAAAGTTACTTCTTTTAGAACCACACTTGTTATTTTTCCCAGCAACGATTATTACTTTGATTATTCTTTCGTTCAGTATTTTTGGAGACGGTTTACGTGATGCAGTAGATCCAAGACTTCGAAAATAA
- a CDS encoding ABC transporter permease encodes MLKFFLRRLCFMILTLWVICTLSFFFMKAIPGTPFEEDKIPPAVLENMKAKYGLDKPIPEQYAIYLSNVVQLDFGVSYRIKNREVTTIIAEKIGPSAAIGLQAVALSIPFGILLGIIAAIWRNTLIDYLAVGIAVFGFAIPSFVAAVLLQYVVAGKLELLPIAQFESYKHTILPSLAIALGGFAYYTRMMRSELLEVLGQDYIKTAKSKGLSQPLVLMRHGLRNAMIPLITSLPVVIIFSMTGSLVVEEIFAIPGIGKELVTSVITRDYTVTMGLTLFYAILYIISLFIVDLLYSIVDPRIRIIGGTE; translated from the coding sequence ATGCTAAAGTTTTTCCTCCGGCGTTTATGTTTTATGATCTTAACTTTATGGGTAATATGTACGTTATCATTTTTCTTTATGAAAGCAATTCCTGGAACGCCTTTTGAAGAAGACAAAATTCCACCAGCAGTGTTAGAAAATATGAAAGCAAAGTACGGATTAGACAAACCGATACCAGAACAGTATGCAATATATTTGTCAAATGTTGTACAACTTGATTTTGGTGTATCGTACAGAATAAAAAATAGAGAAGTAACGACTATTATTGCAGAGAAAATTGGACCTTCTGCGGCAATCGGGTTGCAAGCAGTTGCGTTAAGTATCCCATTTGGAATATTACTTGGCATTATTGCTGCGATATGGAGAAATACATTAATAGATTATTTAGCTGTCGGTATTGCCGTATTTGGATTCGCAATTCCAAGCTTTGTAGCAGCAGTACTACTCCAATATGTAGTTGCAGGGAAACTAGAATTATTACCTATTGCGCAATTTGAATCGTATAAACATACGATACTACCTTCGTTAGCAATTGCGTTAGGAGGTTTTGCATATTACACAAGGATGATGCGTTCGGAGCTACTCGAAGTATTAGGACAAGACTATATAAAAACTGCAAAATCTAAAGGGTTGTCTCAGCCTCTTGTTCTTATGAGACATGGTTTAAGAAATGCGATGATTCCACTCATCACTAGCTTACCAGTTGTAATCATTTTCAGTATGACAGGCTCGTTAGTCGTTGAAGAAATCTTTGCCATCCCAGGTATTGGTAAGGAATTAGTAACTTCAGTCATAACACGAGATTATACAGTAACGATGGGTTTGACGTTATTTTATGCGATTTTATACATCATTAGTCTATTTATTGTGGACCTATTGTATTCTATTGTTGACCCAAGAATTCGTATCATAGGGGGGACTGAATAG